The Spinacia oleracea cultivar Varoflay chromosome 2, BTI_SOV_V1, whole genome shotgun sequence DNA segment CTACAACCATAtcacagaggatgattggaagACTTTTGTTAAACATTATTTCCTGCCAGAGTCATTGGTAATGATAATATTTCTTTAACTTGTCCTTAAAGAGTTTTTCATGTAGCAAACTGACATTGGTTCTAGGACAAAAAGTTATCAGAAAAAACATTTATTTCCATCTTTTTATGTTGTCTTTGACAGCTTCGTAGTGAAAAGGCGAGGAAAAGTGCATCATGCAACAAGAACCCACATCGCACCGGCCAAAAGGGTTATAATAGAAAGCGACTAGATTGGATAAAGGATGGACGACTTCCACCAGATGCAGCTTTACCTATCTCGAGTAGCTCCTCGGTGAACTCATCAGTGACCTCAAATGTTAATAGAGTTAGAAAATACAGATCAAAGGAGTGGATTTTGGCCCATCAAGTACAAAATAAAGAgggaaagtgggaaattgacccgAACGATACAGAAGTTGTTGAAATCGCAACAAAAGCTGTAAGTagcgataattaattaatatttacttgCTTTGATTAGAGAATATAAAGTAATTTTACTTTCCTAATTGGCAGTTAGAGTGCATCGCAGAAGAGGAAAAAGGAAATCTTTCTTTCGAACAGGGTGAGGATGCCCTCACTAAAGCTATAGGGAAAAAAGATCATCGTGGGCGTGTCAAGGGAACAGGTGGCATGGTTGGTATCAAAAAGGCTTTCGGTCCGTGTATTCGACATAGTAGAAgtgaccatggtgaagcttcATCAGAAAATTACGAATCAATCAGAGCTTCTGTGAAAAAGGAGTTTGAAGGTGAATTAGAGAAAATGGTAGAGAAGAGGGTGGCAGAGGCCCTCCAAAAGCAACTAAGCACCTTGTTAAAAACAGGACAACTAAACTCCATTTCTACCCCGATACCTGATGACCTCCACTTAAATGATTCTGCCAGAGTTGACCTTGATGTTAGTGCTACAAGAACCACTCGTCACATCTTAGTGCCGCAACCACGCGAGCTAAAGGTACGACGTAGTCACTCTTTTTTAACATAGTTGCTTGAtccttttatgtttttagttgacatttacTTAATAATctgtatcacttacaaagttgcATTGAAACCTTTGTTTATGAAGGAAAGGACTCCATGTCGTCTTGCCCTTGAGGAGAAAGTTTCAGGCAACAACATTGTCGTGGCGGATGGTATGGTACAACCCTCAGATGGTGCATTGCCCCAACATTTTACATCGATGAAGCCTGGTCACTATAAAGTCCAAGTTGATTTTGTTTACGACGGACATGTTGATGATATTCTTCCGGTACCTACGGGAGATGGTTTCACTAACTTAGGCGGTGCTCTGGGTAGTTTTGTGCAATGGCCCATACACTTAGTGATTTTCGAAGACGGCGaggtatatatgttttattgtttAGAATGTATATGTTCACGCAAGCACATTCGACATCTTACCTACTcttgtttttgttgaattttaaaggATTGTATTTCACCTCCTAAAAAGAAGTCCAAGTCTAATGTTTCTAAAGAGAGGGATGGTAGCTCCAAGAAAAAGACAACGGTGTTAGCGGCCCAAAAGAAGACAACAGACTTACCATCCAAGGTAAAccctctaaaactcattcgaacctaaaatgacattttcgctcccaactttgaactaaagaacctaaggactcatttgattcttattacacgactagtatgcatagttttaagtttctaaaactcattcgaacctaattatgcacatttaaggctcgttgggtcgttataggtcatatattaacctaaaatgacattttcgctcccaactttgaactaaagaacctaaggactcatttgattcttattacacgactaatatgcatagttttaagtttctaaaactcattcgaacctatttatgcacatttaaggctcgttgggtcgttataggtcatatattgagcaaaaatgacattttcgctcccaaatttgaactaaagaacctaaggactcatttgattcttattacatgactaatatgcatagttttaagtttctaaaactcattcgaacctatttatgcacatttaaggctcgttgggtcgttaaaggtcatatatagagctaaaatgacatttccgctcccaactttgaactaaagaacctaaacactcattttaatcctattacatgactaatatgcatagttttaagtttctaaaactcattccaacctatttatgtgaaggaaataatgcccttggtccaagtatgcattctatgttaagtctaataaatgcggttcagtattaattaacaagttaataattcagtgagatcaagtgagctgaatgcctagctagaggccgcttcagttcaagtggaattaatgatattaatccacagcttactcttgactgaacccgtagggtcacacaaatagtacgtaaacggatcaagtatttaatggcattaaatactccatctatgaatattcggaaccgacagatcttggtttcagtgggagctaagatcgtcacaggcaagaaatgaatactccggaaacgatgatattgccggaaagggaaatatggatcgtatcggaaatataaatattatccaagtcgtagatgttgccggaaacggaaacatggtacgtatcggaaaatattatcggaaatggaaatattgccagaatcggaaatattgccggaaacggaaatattgtcagaatcggaaatattaccggaatcggaaaataattccggaaacggaaatattaaatatttgttcgaaacggaaattaattccggaatcggaaatattaaatattgttcgtatcggaaatgaattccggaatcggaaaatttaaccggaagcgcatcgtacgaataagcatcggacgaggcctgccggacgaggcccagcacgaagccaggccatcgcccagcaagccaagcgcgccgcacaaacagccacgccaggcccagcgcaaggccaagcccagcaggctgcgcagcgcgcacaacgcgcacagcacgcgcagcgcgcagcgcgcgcgggcgctgcgtgggctgctgctcgcgcgcacgcatggggcccatcgtggcagccgtgcgtgtgtgtgcaagtgtttgtgttcgtgcacgtttcctaaaacatgcagagttcggttaatgattaaattcctaattctatttgataaattaattaaattagagttcttgtaggattctaggtttaattaatttgtatctgaataggatttcgattccctttccatacccctataaatatgaggctagggctcacaatttataacaagtttcaaagtattcaaaagtgagttttttgagagaaaattaaaacacacatcttgctcataaagtgccgaaattttctagtaccttaagggcgattctagttggtcaatcttaaggcggatccggacgtgctgtggactatctacggagggacgacacttggagtcctaaagacttgttcttgttcggttcgggcgcagctagggagggcacgcaacaaagagcaTGCATcttaattatgctatatgattatgtgtaaataatatgcaatcctgggttaatggttgtttccgcatgatttatgtaatatcatatgtatcataacctaacattatgcacatttatggctcgttgggtcgttataggtcatatatagagctaaaatgacattttcgctcccaactttgaactaaagaacctaatgactcattttattcttattacatgactaatatgcatagttttaagtttctaaaactcattcgaacctattcatgcacatttaaggctcgttggctcgttatatgtcatatatagagctaaaatgacattttcgctcccaactttgaactaaagaacctaaggattcatttgattcttattacacgactaatatgcatagttttaagtttctaaaactcattcgaacctaattatgcacatttaaggctcgttgagtcgttataggtcatatattaacctaaaatgacattttcgctcccaactttgaactaaagaacctaaggactcatttgattcttattacacgactaatattaatagttttaagtttctaaaactcattcgaacctaattatgcacatttaaggctcgttgggtcgttataggtcatatattaacctaaaatgacattttcgctcccaactttgaactaaagaacctaaggactcatttgattcttattacatgactaatatgcatagttttaagtttctaaaactcattcgaacctatttatgcacatttaaggctcgttgggtcgttataggtcatatattgagctaaaatgacattttcgctcccaaatttgaactaaagaacctaatgactcattttattcttattacatgactaatatgcatagttttaagtttctaaaactcattcgaacctattcatgcacatttatggctcgttgggtcgttatatgtcatatatagagctaaaatgacatttccgctcccaactttgaactaaagaacctaaacactcattttaatcctattacatgactaatatgcataattttaagtttctaaaactcattcgaacctaattatgcacatttaaggctcgttgggtcgttataggtcatatatagacctaaaatgacattttcgctcccaactttgaactaaagaacctaaggactcatttgattcttattacacgactaatatgcatagttttaagtttctaaaactcattcgaacctatttatgcacatttaaggctcgttgggtcgttataggtcatatattgagctaaaatgacattttcgctcccaaatttgaactaaagaacctaaggactcatttgattcttattatatgactaatgttaattgactattgttataggaattttcgcatccaaagaagtcgaattctaagcctaagtccaacttagaggtcgtgggtagttgtgatcgtaaaACACAAGAATCAACCACCAAAAGCAAGAAAGCGGGACTTGTACACGATGcaattcaaggtcttggcccGTCATGCAAATACTTGCAGTTTATCATGACTTCGGCGCCTGATGATATATATGATAATACTACCATCCCATTGGCGGCCTCAGTTTGGCACTCGGATTTTGATCAAGAAACATACATAACTGCGTCTGATATAGGAGAGTTCCTTCGCGGGGCGTGCTTAAACATTTCAGCGATCCAAGTCTACATAttgtaattaaatgttttattgttgttaataAAACTATTATTTCTTTGAAGTTTTTTCTCTTTATCGATCTTAATAGTGTAATCTTGTTTATTTTGTAGGTGTTTATTGCACGATCATGCCAAATCATTTGAAATGTCTCGGATTTCGTTCATTTGTCCCGAGATTATGTCAAGCACTATAATCAAGGCCGACCCTGGAGCGCCAACAATGTAtttgaaaaacattttccaagctgaaattgaaaaggagaagatgggtaatcctaacctaactaattggtttttaatcccatataatcaagagtaagtgtgttatattatataagtttcatataaaatattaattattattgttattaaatatttaatatatcatttataaattatacagaaatcattggaatttatacgtgatggacctacgtagaggttatgtatatattttcgattctgctagagatccacgtcgaacagattatgcatggggaatcttgagtttgtaagttctttttcttacaaattacattagtctttaagaaacctaagccaaaatcatattcatgagtacccatgtttcgttaattttctagggcataccaagtgtacaagtgcaatggtgggcattgtccgaataaaacgagttttaagtcgtgtaaacccattcatatagaggtataacatgtttcttaattagctttttgctttttttttattaattattggccttgcaagataaagtattatgtttcttaatcagtgtgctcaacaaatcggcggaactgagtgtggctattacgttatgaagttcatgttagagatagtcacgttacaacatgactatgaaggccggctagatgaggtaattaagtaactaattgattcgtattctagactattaatacattgtcattagttgcttgaatgttaaaatgtgacatttcatttgcatttaatcgatctaatgctccatcaattttttgtttttgtaaggtctatactccgaggactgcgccttatgctagtgaggaaattgatgtggttcgtgagcaatgggcgaagttttttaccaccaagtatttattattgacctgatggcgcttgatcgtgttggtttagatgttatagaacaatcttttatgttaaaatgtatgcgtacgttgaaattagAACGTAAATGtatttaaatgtatcggtatgtgcacttttggttttgggatatatacaaaactccagttgttgtttttatatttgttatacaggttgcgttattctattattgttttgacacgtttctatatttggtgcaaggcactctaggtatccctaaacaaaattagaattttcccgccaaaagtgcttttttgcagcgtacatatatgttgtacgcttcaacaagggaaaaaaatttcgcaaaaattcagacttgttgcagcgtacaaataaatgtacgctgcaaaaaattgagtaattcagacttgttgcagcgtacaaataaatgtacgctgcaaaaagttgggtctgttgcagcgggcttttatatgtacgctgcaacaagtccaaaattttgccaattttttggcacttgttgcagcgtacatctaaaagcccgctgcaacaaatcactttttgcagcgaacatgtacgctgcaacaagttcagacttgttgcaggccccccagttgcagcatacgatgtacgctgcaacaggggtctaaaagcccgctgctataagggttttttctactagtgattttAGGaccttggaatcattttattcacacctgccggaacacataacttgaataaaatgcttaataaacattgaattatgcatgtatgctagaatttaagtttattaagagaaactgtgaatggttatttatttgtttattcttttcaattgtagtttttaatatggcaaacaacaattcattcaacattcgatcaattctcgaaaaggagaagttgaacgggaaaaacttccttgactggcaaaggaacttgcaaatagttcttatgcaggaagaaaaggagtatgtcctagatgaggcgatgcccgaagccgcaggcgacggggtcactcaggcagccctcaatcgttggattgatgccaacaaggatgtgaaatgtctaatgctcgccaccatgagtgcggatctgcagaaaacgttcatcaactcagatgctttcacaatcatcagtgagttgaagaacatgttccaagatctggctcgagtcgaaagattcgagactcataggcaaattcttgagaccaagcttaagaaaggcgagcccgtaagtccacatgttctcaaaatgattggactcattgagaatatgagtcggctggatcagcaattttctcaggaaatggctatagacaccatcctccattctcttcatagcgggtatgatcagttcaaactgaactacagtatgaatagtctggacaaaacgctcactgagcttcacggtatgctgaagaccgctgaaaagacgctcaaaagtgataagcaggatgtgcttatggtgcgtgggggcaagttcaagaaatctggaaagaagaggaatgctaagaaaggtggcgacaaggccagcccaactaagcaaactggcgccaaatctgtaaagaggaaggtcagtcaacccacttctgaatccgaatgcttctactgcaagaagaaggggcattggaagagagattgcttgaagctaaaggaagatcagaagaacggaacagtcgttccatcttcaggtattttcgttatagactgtatacttgctaattcaacttcttgggtataagatacaggttgtggctcacacttatgttccaatccacagggactaagaagaagtagaaagttaagcaagggtgaagtcgacctacgagtgggaaatggagcacggattgctgcattagctgtaggaacttactatttgtcgttgccctccgggctagttttgtaactggaagaatgtttccatgttccaagtcttactaaaaacatcatttcagtttcttgcttagatgctaagggattttcttttttaataaaagacaatagttgttcgttttattttaaagagatgttttatggatctgctagattagtcaatggaatttatttattagatcacgacaaacaagtatataacataaataccaaaaaggccaaaaaggatgattcagatctcacctatctgtggcattgtcgatttggccatataaacttgaaacacttagaaagactttaaaaggaaggaattctagaaccatttgacttagaggattatggtaaatgcgaatcatgtttacttggcaaaatgacaaagcaacctttctctaaagttggagaaagagcaaatgaactattgggtttaatccatacagatgtatgtggaccaatgagtacaaatgctagaggtggtttcagctactttatcactttcactgatgacttcagtaggtatggttatgtctacctaatgaagcataagtctgaatcctttgacaaattcaaggaatttcagagtgaagtagagaatcaattaggcaagaagattaaggcactgcggtctgatagaggcggtgaatatctgagctatgaatttgatgaccatctgaaagaatgtggaattctatcagaattgactcctcctggaacaccacaatggaacggtgtgtcggaacggaggaacagaaccttgctagacatggtcaggtcaatgatgggtcaggccgaacttccattagaattttggggacatgcactaaatacagctgcactcactataaata contains these protein-coding regions:
- the LOC130467212 gene encoding uncharacterized protein, translating into MVGIKKAFGPCIRHSRSDHGEASSENYESIRASVKKEFEGELEKMVEKRVAEALQKQLSTLLKTGQLNSISTPIPDDLHLNDSARVDLDVSATRTTRHILVPQPRELKERTPCRLALEEKVSGNNIVVADGMVQPSDGALPQHFTSMKPGHYKVQVDFVYDGHVDDILPVPTGDGFTNLGGALGSFVQWPIHLVIFEDGEDCISPPKKKSKSNVSKERDGSSKKKTTVLAAQKKTTDLPSKVNPLKLIRT